Proteins from one Streptomyces sp. NBC_00289 genomic window:
- a CDS encoding TadE/TadG family type IV pilus assembly protein, translating to MRTASRGRDRGQVTIEFLGMTPLILLTLVLMWQFVLLGYTFTLAGNAADEAVRAGTAAEPGARQAACQEAGLDKLPGAWSGTVECGTGGGYVTADVRLEVPVLFPGSIGFPFEVEGHAGAVEEAKD from the coding sequence ATGCGTACGGCTTCGAGGGGACGGGACCGCGGCCAGGTCACCATCGAGTTCCTCGGCATGACACCGCTGATCCTGCTGACACTGGTGCTGATGTGGCAGTTCGTCCTGCTGGGATACACCTTCACGCTCGCGGGGAATGCTGCGGACGAAGCGGTGCGGGCGGGAACGGCCGCGGAGCCGGGAGCCAGACAGGCCGCCTGCCAGGAGGCGGGCCTGGACAAGCTGCCGGGGGCGTGGAGCGGCACGGTGGAGTGCGGTACCGGCGGCGGCTACGTCACCGCCGACGTCCGGCTCGAGGTCCCCGTCCTCTTCCCGGGCTCGATCGGCTTCCCCTTCGAGGTCGAGGGCCACGCGGGCGCCGTAGAGGAGGCGAAGGACTGA
- a CDS encoding CpaE family protein, producing MPTRILPAVGDADAVRSLMTLLSQLPDAEPVSPVTDSTQLIDTLGRLAAESIDELPEVVVVHERIGPVPALELIREVALRFPAVGVILVTSDVSAGLFQAAMDYGARGLIALPLGYEELASRVQAVAQWSAGVRRHLGHGGDVFTGVGGTVVTVSGAKGGVGTTLTAIQLALAAQASGRATALVDMDLQTGDIASYLDVQFRRSVVDLAAITDISPRVLADAVFRHDTGLALLLAPGEGERGEEVTDRAARQIVSALRSRYEVVVVDCGAQLGGAGAAAVEMADRALLVTTPDVLAVRGAKRTVRMWDRLQIRKAEETTVVVNRHTRGTEIQPALIQKITGTAVAGIAIPANFKELAGTVDAGRIHELDSRSTVKQALWGLAGELGLVNAPEGDRRSGRFRGDRGPTGSRRRREGGG from the coding sequence ATGCCCACGAGGATCCTCCCGGCAGTCGGCGACGCGGACGCGGTCCGCTCTCTCATGACGCTGCTCAGCCAGCTCCCGGACGCCGAACCGGTGTCGCCGGTGACCGACTCGACCCAGCTCATCGACACGCTCGGCCGGCTCGCCGCCGAGTCCATCGACGAACTGCCCGAGGTGGTGGTCGTCCATGAGCGCATCGGCCCGGTCCCGGCGCTGGAGCTCATCCGCGAAGTCGCCCTGCGCTTCCCCGCGGTGGGCGTCATCCTCGTCACCTCGGACGTCAGCGCGGGCCTCTTCCAGGCCGCCATGGACTACGGCGCCCGCGGCCTGATCGCCCTCCCGCTCGGCTACGAGGAACTGGCCAGCCGGGTCCAGGCGGTCGCCCAGTGGTCGGCGGGCGTACGACGTCATCTGGGCCACGGCGGCGACGTGTTCACCGGCGTCGGCGGCACCGTGGTCACGGTGAGCGGCGCGAAGGGAGGCGTCGGCACCACCCTGACGGCCATCCAGCTCGCCCTCGCGGCCCAGGCCTCGGGCCGCGCCACCGCCCTGGTCGACATGGACCTCCAGACCGGGGACATCGCCTCCTACCTGGACGTGCAGTTCCGCCGCTCCGTCGTGGACCTGGCGGCCATCACCGACATCTCCCCGCGCGTCCTCGCCGACGCCGTCTTCCGCCACGACACCGGGCTCGCGCTGCTGCTCGCCCCCGGCGAGGGCGAACGCGGCGAGGAGGTCACCGACCGGGCCGCCCGCCAGATCGTCAGCGCCCTGCGTTCCCGCTACGAGGTCGTCGTCGTCGACTGCGGCGCCCAGCTCGGCGGCGCCGGCGCGGCCGCCGTGGAGATGGCCGACAGGGCCCTGCTCGTCACCACCCCCGACGTCCTCGCCGTCCGGGGCGCCAAACGCACGGTACGGATGTGGGACCGGCTGCAGATCCGCAAGGCGGAGGAGACCACGGTCGTCGTCAACCGCCACACCCGCGGTACGGAGATCCAGCCCGCGCTGATCCAGAAGATCACCGGCACCGCCGTCGCGGGCATCGCGATCCCGGCCAACTTCAAGGAGCTGGCGGGCACGGTGGACGCGGGCCGGATCCACGAACTGGACAGCAGGAGCACGGTGAAACAGGCCCTCTGGGGCCTGGCGGGCGAACTGGGACTGGTCAACGCCCCCGAGGGCGACCGCAGAAGCGGCAGGTTCCGTGGTGATCGCGGCCCGACGGGTTCGCGGCGCCGCCGGGAGGGAGGGGGATAG
- a CDS encoding TadE/TadG family type IV pilus assembly protein: MPILILVAMAGVQIGLIAYTAQQAGTAARAGARSASLQQSAAQGCQEAVSSWLADGTSCPAAYGADEVTVTATLAIPSIVPGWDFGDAHKTATMPLDH; the protein is encoded by the coding sequence ATCCCGATCCTGATCCTCGTCGCGATGGCGGGCGTACAGATCGGGCTGATCGCCTACACCGCCCAGCAGGCCGGCACGGCGGCCCGGGCGGGAGCGCGCAGCGCCTCGCTCCAGCAGAGTGCCGCGCAGGGCTGCCAGGAGGCGGTCAGTAGCTGGCTCGCGGACGGAACCAGCTGCCCGGCGGCGTACGGCGCCGACGAGGTGACGGTCACGGCCACCCTGGCCATCCCGTCCATCGTCCCCGGCTGGGACTTCGGCGACGCCCACAAGACCGCCACCATGCCGCTCGACCACTGA